Proteins co-encoded in one Salvia splendens isolate huo1 chromosome 4, SspV2, whole genome shotgun sequence genomic window:
- the LOC121801625 gene encoding cationic amino acid transporter 7, chloroplastic-like: MGSRPHSFSSFKSYLHALSDTPHRLRRRACSVSTSLEETNRVRARSGSEMKRSLTWHDLIGFGVGGMVGAGVFVTTGRASRTCAGPAVVLSYAIAGLCALLSAFCYTEFAVDMPVAGGSFSYIRVTFGEFPAFLTGANLIVDYVLSNAAVARGFTSYLGTALGLPATAPLRFTAHALPKGYNEIDLIAVVVVLLITFIICYSTKESSWVNMSLTALHILFIAFVIAAGFWRGKLVNFTEAGYPENAGGFFPFGATGVFNGAAVVYVSYIGYDAVSTMAEEVENPEKNIPIGVTGSVVMVSALYCLMAASVSALLPYDMIEADAPFSGAFSEGPSGGKWVSNVIGVGASFGIVTSLLVAMLGQARYMCVIGRSCVVPTWFAQVHPSTSTPVNASSFLGILTAAIALFTDLDILLDLVSIGTLFVFYMVANAVIYRRYVAVGTTNPWPTLSFLFCFSLTCVMFTLLWRFAPSGKPKAVMLAACVAAAIALLQVFLFMVPQARKPENWGVPFMPWIPSISIFLNIFLLGALNRGSYLRFGFFSGLTVLVYVVYSVHSSFDAEEEGILCEKAGESIKESVGREDHIL; this comes from the exons ATGGGCAGCCGTCCTCACTCCTTTTCCAGCTTCAAATCCTACCTCCACGCACTCTCCGACACCCCgcaccgcctccgccgccgcgcCTGCTCCGTCTCAACCTCCTTAGAGGAGACCAACCGCGTCCGCGCCCGCTCCGGCTCCGAAATGAAGCGATCCCTCACCTGGCACGACCTCATCGGCTTCGGCGTCGGCGGCATGGTCGGCGCCGGCGTCTTCGTCACCACCGGCCGCGCCAGCCGCACCTGCGCCGGTCCCGCCGTCGTCCTCTCCTACGCCATTGCCGGCCTCTGCGCCCTCCTCTCCGCCTTCTGCTACACCGAGTTCGCCGTCGacatgcccgtcgccggcggctCCTTCAGCTACATCCGCGTCACCTTCGGCGAGTTCCCCGCCTTCCTCACCGGCGCCAACCTCATCGTCGACTACGTCCTCTCCAACGCCGCCGTCGCGCGTGGCTTCACCTCCTACCTCGGCACCGCCCTCGGCCTCCCCGCCACCGCTCCGCTCCGGTTCACCGCACACGCCCTCCCCAAGGGCTACAACGAGATCGACCTCATCGCCGTCGTCGTCGTGCTGCTCATCACATTCATAATCTGTTACAG CACGAAGGAGAGTTCGTGGGTGAATATGTCGCTGACGGCGCTGCACATTCTGTTCATAGCCTTCGTGATAGCGGCGGGATTCTGGAGAGGGAAGCTGGTGAACTTCACGGAGGCGGGGTATCCAGAAAATGCAGGCGGATTCTTCCCCTTCGGGGCGACGGGGGTGTTCAACGGGGCGGCGGTGGTGTACGTGAGCTACATCGGATACGACGCCGTTTCGACGATGGCGGAGGAGGTGGAGAATCCGGAGAAGAACATCCCGATCGGAGTGACGGGGTCGGTGGTGATGGTGAGCGCTCTCTACTGCTTGATGGCGGCGTCGGTGTCGGCCCTCCTCCCTTACGACATGATTGAGGCGGATGCGCCGTTTTCGGGGGCGTTTTCGGAGGGACCGTCGGGGGGGAAGTGGGTGTCCAATGTGATCGGTGTGGGGGCCAGTTTCGGGATCGTGACGTCATTGTTGGTGGCGATGCTGGGTCAGGCTCGCTACATGTGCGTCATCGGACGGTCTTGCGTGGTCCCCACTTGGTTCGCTCAGGTCCACCCCTCCACCTCTACTCCTGTCAACGCCTCCTCCTTCCTCg GGATCTTGACAGCAGCCATCGCTCTGTTTACTGATCTAGATATCCTGCTGGATTTGGTATCCATCGGGACTCTCTTCGTGTTCTACATGGTGGCGAATGCAGTGATATACCGGCGCTATGTGGCCGTAGGGACGACGAATCCATGGCCGACCCTGTCCTTCTTGTTCTGCTTCTCGCTCACTTGCGTCATGTTCACTCTGCTCTGGCGCTTCGCGCCATCCGGCAAGCCCAAGGCCGTGATGCTCGCAGCTTGTGTGGCTGCGGCCATTGCTCTCCTGCAGGTGTTCCTCTTCATGGTTCCTCAGGCCCGGAAGCCGGAGAACTGGGGGGTCCCGTTCATGCCGTGGATACCCTCCATATCGATCTTTCTCAACATATTCTTGTTGGGTGCTCTGAACAGGGGATCCTATCTCCGCTTCGGGTTCTTCTCGGGCCTCACGGTGCTCGTGTACGTGGTGTACAGCGTGCATTCGAGCTTCGACGCAGAGGAGGAGGGCATTCTCTGTGAGAAGGCTGGAGAGAGCATCAAGGAATCCGTTGGAAGGGAAGACCATATTCTATAG